In one Chrysoperla carnea unplaced genomic scaffold, inChrCarn1.1, whole genome shotgun sequence genomic region, the following are encoded:
- the LOC123304860 gene encoding uncharacterized protein LOC123304860: MPETDDERFVEFKDFNSKERVEYMVYADFEALLVPQHHEDMEMDHGSYTKNIQKHVPYSVGYYVHCTHDPNQSFYKAYRGADCVKWFVHELEQVAYSLEQKIKHVKPMYPLTVEQELDFMSAEKCHICGKDFVSNSIRVRDHSHRTGIYRGAAHQFCNLHYQDSRVIPVVMHNLSGYDSHFIIEALLTEIDGQVDVLPINKEKYISFTKHVSDIQLRFIDSFRFLADKLENLASYLDNDKKSILHKEVSNDEQFQLLTRKGVFPYEYMSSWGRLQETKLPPKEAFYSVLTDEHITDEDYNHAIQVWNTFNLHTLGDYSDLYMKTDVLLLADIFENFRNTCIHSYNLDPSHYYTLPGYTWSAMLKYTNIKLELFTDIDDLLFIEKGIRGGVSQCSNRYAKANNKYMEEGYDKTQEDVYLMYYDVVNLYGAAMCGYLPTGNFKWVDTPNIEDVADDSPVGYILEYDGARQ, encoded by the exons ATGCCTGAAACTGATGACGAGCGGTTCGTTGAGTTCAAAGATTTCAACAGCAAGGAACGTGTTGAGTATATGGTGTACGCTGACTTTGAGGCGTTATTGGTACCACAACATCATGAAGACATGGAAATGGATCATGggtcttatacaaaaaatattcaaaaacatgtacCCTACAGTGTAGGTTACTATGTTCATTGTACCCATGATCCCAACCAATCGTTTTATAAGGCATACCGTGGTGCTGATTGTGTCAAGTGGTTTGTTCATGAACTGGAACAAGTAGCGTACTCAttagagcaaaaaataaaacacgttaaACCAATGTATCCGCTCACCGTCGAACAAGAACTGGATTTTATGTCAGCAGAGAAGTGTCACATTTGTGGTAAAGATTTCGTATCCAATTCCATACGTGTTCGCGACCATTCACATCGCACAG gtATCTACCGTGGAGCAGCACACCAATTTTGTAATCTGCATTATCAAGATTCAAGGGTGATACCTGTTGTGATGCACAACTTAAGTGGATACGAttcgcattttattattgaagctctgctgacggaaatcgacggtcaagttgatgtgttgcccatcaacaaagaaaagtacATCAGTTTCACAAAGCACGTCTCGGACATTCAATTAAGATTCATTGATTCCTTCCGATTTCTCGCAGACAAGTTGGAAAATCTGGCCTCATatttagataatgataaaaaatccattttacataaagag gtcagtaatgatgaacaatttcaattgctaACGAGAAAAGGTGTATTTCCATATGAATACATGAGTAGCTGGGGACGTCTCCAAGAGACAAAATTACCACCAAAGGAGGCTTTCTACAGTGTGTTAACAGATGAACACATAACGGATGAGGATTATAACCATGCGATACAGGTATGGAACACATTCAATTTACATACACTAGGTGATTATTCAGACCTGTATATGAAAACTGATGTGTTACTACTtgcggatatttttgaaaatttccgtaacACTTGTATTCATAGCTATAATCTCGATCCTAGTCACTATTACACACTTCCTGGCTATACGTGGAGCGCCATGTTGAAATACACCAATATCAAATTGGAATTGTTCACGGATATTGATGACTTGTTGTTTATCGAGAAAGGAATCAGAGGCGGTGTAAGTCAATGTTCTAATCGCTATGCTAAGGCAAACAATAAGTACATGGAAGAGGGGTATGATAAAACTCAAGAAGATGTCTACCTTATGTATTATGATGTGGTGAACCTATATGGTGCAGCAATGTGTGGATACCTACCAACAGGAAATTTTAAGTGGGTCGACACACCAAACATCGAGGATGTTGCAGATGATTCACCAGTCGGGTACATTTTAGAA TATGATGGTGCTCGACAATGA